GCGGCTCGGTGGGGGGTGGTTCGTTCCCTTCGCCAATCCCATCGTCTGTGGACGGCGGCGACTGGAGCTGCTCGCCGCCATGACAGCTCAGCAGCAACGTCAGCCCGAGCACGCCCGCCCACCACCTGCCCTGTCCAAGTCCGCTCATACCTGGGTCCGCCTCCGGCGTCTGTCTTTGGACGCGTCACTTCGCGTCCTGACTCCAGAGGCAAGCAGGGTGCCAGGGGGGAATGCCGGGCCGTGGGGTGGGGCAGGGGGATGGCCGAGGAATCGGCAGGGCTCCGCGCTGCCCTCACCGGGAACCCGGACGCCTCACCCTCGGGGACGTGCCGTGTGTCCGTTGGCCGCGGAGGACAGGACGCGAGGCCTGCGCACGAGCGGGAGCGCGTCGGGGTCCACGTGGTGCGCCACGCAGCCGGGCCGGAGCCGCTCGAGCTTCCGGGCCTCCTGGAGCCCCAGGCCCGGGTTGCCGTCGAACCAGACCTCCCGCAGGTTCTTGAAGGCGGCCAGGATTTCGACGCCCTCCGCGCCCACGCGGGTCTGCACCAGCCGGAGTCTTGGGACGGCGCCGATGTCCGTCTGCTCCCGCAGCGTGTGCAGCATCGCCGTGTCGACGGCGCCGCCGAGCATCTGGAACTCCTCCGTCGGCGTCAGCGCGCTCAAAATCTCCATGTCCAGGAAGCTCGCGTCCCGCAGCACCAGCTCCCGCAGGTGGCCGTCGTCCCGCGTGTTGAGGCCGTAGACGAGCTCACCCTTCAAGCCCCGGCGCTGGATGCGTCCGTCGGGGAACCAGGACGTGTACTCACCGCCGTCCACGTGCATCTTGGGTTGTCCCGACACGTACCAGCGCCGCTCGGCCACCTCGGTGGCGAAGCCGCCCGCGTATTCCACCTCGGAGGTGCAGTAGCCGTTGCGCGTGAAGGCATAGGCGACGCCCGTGAAGGGCCGGCCCTGGAAGAGGCGAGGGCCGTAGTCCTCGGGCATCTCCAGCAGCGCGCTGTTCACGCGCAGCCCGCCTTCGGGCAGCGGGAGCCAGTCGGGGGAGGGGCCGGTGATGACACCTTCCGACGCCGCCATCAGCGAATCCAGCGTGCCGTCGTGCCTCAACGAATACGCCAGGCCCGAGAAGAGCGCCTTGCCGTGTCGCAATCTTCCGTCCACGCCCCGAATCAGAAAGCTCGCTCGCATCCGTTGCATGGTCCGCTCCCGTTCTCACCGGGCACGCGCCGGTGAAGGCCCTGGCACCTGCTTCGTGCCACTGGAGCGGAGGCCCGGGCAATCCAGGCAGGCGGCAAAGCGTTTGCCCTGGCCGTTCGGCGCTTCCGGCTGTCTGGAGTTGGCGAACGGGATGCCCCCGGGTTGGAGGCGAGGATGCGCTACCGGATGTTCTGCGTGGATTGCGCCTCCGGCGTGCCTCGCGCCTGGGACTCCCTGCGCTGAGGCCCCTGCGTGTCCGCGTAGCCCGTCAGCTCCACATACCCGCGCCCCGTGAGGGGCTGGCCCGCGCGCGTTCCCTCCAGGCCTACCGTGCCTTCCCAATACAGCACGCTGACGGGGAGCTCCTGGTCCGCCAGGCGCGGTGTCACGGTGAGGTCCAGGCCCAGCGAATCCACCTGCATGCGCCAGCGTGACGGGTACTCGCCGCCACTGCGCGGGCTCTTCCAGGTGTCCAGCACCGTGAGCTTCATGTCGTCGCGGCCGACGCGCACCGCTTCACCCGTGCCTTCGGGGGGCACCCACAGGCCGGTGCTGAACGCGTCCGGCGAGCCGTCCCGGTGACGGAGCTGGTAGTACATCAGCTCGCTGCCATCGGAGAGCTGGAGCGAGAACCAATCCCAGCCCACCTGGTTCGCGCCGAGCGCGCTGGTGCTCCACTCGCGGTCCATCCAGCTGTGGCCCTTCACCGCGTACGTGCGCCCGTCCACCCGCACCGTGCCGCGCGAGGGCATGCGCGTCATGGAGTAGTAGTAGGACGCGTTGCCGCGCTCCGCGCTCTTCTGGCTCAGGCCCCGGTCGCCCTGGAGCACGGGTGCCTTGCCCGGCTCCAGGAGCAGCTCCAGTGTCACCGCGTCGGTCCGCGCGCGCAGCCGCATGGGCCAGGTGGACGGGCCCGCGCTGGCTGCCTCCCAGTCCTCCAGCCACACCTTGAAGGGTTGCGCGGTGGCGCCGGACAGCCCCAGCGCCACGCGGCTGAAGCGCTCCGAGGCGTGGAAGCCGCCGCTGGCCACGTCCGTCACCGCGAAGTGCCCCATGTAGACCTGGCTCGCGCCCCAGGCGGAGTCACGCGGCGCGGCCTCGGGGGCCAGCGCGTTGCGGAACAGGGTGAACTGATAGCCGAAGGCGCGCCCGTCCTCCGTCTCCAGGTTGCCCGTCCAGTACCACCACTCCGTGCGGTACTCCGGATGCGGGCCGTGGTCCTCGGGGAAGTGGAAGTCCCGAGGCTCCACCGCGCGCGCGTAGCCCTCCGTGCTGCCGCTCATGGCGCTGGCCACGGTCAGCGTGCCGCCCTGTCGCAGCGCGGGCAGTGGTGGCTCGCGGGTGATGGCCACCACCGCCGCCGCCAGCCCCACCAACACCACCGCCGTTCCCACGACGAGTCCCCGGCCGTTGCTCATGTGTCACTCCTCCCGCAGCGCCAGCGCGGGGTGGGCGCGCGCCATCTTCCAGGCGGGGTAGAGGCCCGCCAGCGCCGCCGCCACCAGCGCCAGCACCACGGCCTGCACCAGCGTCTGGGGCGTCAGGGCCAGTTGCAGCGTCCAGCCGAAGGAACGCTGGTTGATGACGTGCACCAGCACGTAGGCCAGCCCCACGCCCAACGGCACGGAGAACAGCCCCGCCAGCAGTCCCAGCAGTCCTGTCTGCAGTGACACCAATCCCCAGAGTTGCTCCGGCGTCAGGCCGGTGGCGCGCAGCACGGCGAACTCGCGTGCCCGCTCCAGTTGCAGCGCCATCAGCGCGCTCAGCACCCCCACGAAGGCCACGCCAATGGCGAGCAGCCGCAGCACCTGCGTAATCGTGAAGGTGCGGTCGAAGACGTCCAGGGACGCCTGCCGCAGCGAGCGGTTGGCGCGCACCAGCAGCGCCTGGGCGTCTCCGGCGCGCTCGCGCACCGAGGTCACCAGCGCATCCACGTCCTGGCCGGGCGCCGCGTACAGCGCCACGCCGCTGATGCCCCGGTCGTCGAACCAGTGCTCGTAGGTGGTGCGTGGCATCAACAGCGTGCCCACGTCGGAGCCGTAGTCGAAGTACACGCCCACCACGCGGAAGTCGCGGGGGCCCTTGTCCGTGGCCAGTCGCACGGTGTCCCCCAGTTCCACGCCCCGGTGGAAGCCGAAGGGCTCCGAGACGAGAATCGTGTCGGGCGAGGACTCCAGCTCACGCCACGCCGTCTCCGCGTCGCCCTGCTTGAAGGTGTAGGGGCGCACCGGCGTGCGCGAGAAGTCGACGGCCATCAGGTCCGTGGGCACGCCGTCCACGCGCACGTTCGCCACGCGAAGGGTGCTGCTGCCCGCCACGCCCGGCGTACCGCGCAGCGTCTCCGCCAGACCGGGGAGCAGCGTCGCGCCTCCGCGCCGCGCCACGAGCGAGGGCGGCGAGATGAACACGTCCGCCTGGAGCGAGGTGTCCAGCCACGACACCACCGTGCCCCGGAAGCTGGACACCATGAGGCCCACGCCCACCGTGGTGGCCACGGCCACCATCAGCGCCGCCAGCGCCACGGACGTGCGGCTGAGGCTGGTGTGAACACCCCGCGCGGCCATGCGCCCCAGCAGACCAAAGGCCATGCCCAGCGGCCGTGCCGCCAGCGAGGACACCGTCTGCGTGGCCCAGGGCACCAGCAGCGCCGCGCCCAGCAGCACCGAGAAGAGGCCGCCATACGCGGGAAGCAGCGCCTGGGTGGGCCACCGCAGCAGCACGGTGCCCGCGGCCAGCACCCCGAGGCCCAGCAGCGCCAGCCGGGGCGCCCGCCCGCGCGACACGTCCTCCAGCGTGGACCTGCGCATCGTCGTCACCGGCGGCGAACGCGCGGCCTCCCACGCGGGCACCAGCGCGGCCAGCAGCGTGGCGCCCAGTCCCAGCGCCAGCCCCTTGAACAGGGTGAAGGGCTCCAGCGCCAGCCGCCGCACGCTCACCACGAAATACAAATCATTGAGCGTCTGGGTGACCAGCTCCACCAGCCCTCGCGCCAGCAACACGCCCAACAGCAAGCCCGCCACGGTCCCCACCGCGCCCAGCACGGCCGCCTCGCCCAGCACCAGCGCGAAGAGCTCGCGCCGGGTGATGCCCACCGCGCGCAGGCGGCCCAGCAGCCCGCGCCGCTGCACCACGGAGAACGTCATGGTGTTGTAGATGAGGAACATCCCCACCACGAGCGCCAGCAGCGACAGCGCGGTGAGGTTGGTGCGGAAGGCCCGCGTCATCTGCTCCACCGTGCCCGCTCGCGCGGCGGCGCGCACCAGCTCCAGGCCTTGCGGCAGCGTGGCCGCCACGGCGCGTTCCTGCGCGTCGCCGCCGGTCAGCCGCAGGTCCACGCGCGTCAGCCGGCCGGTGTGCCCCAGCAGCTCCTGCGCGGTGGACACGTCGGTGAGCACCAGGGCCTCCAGGGCCCGTGCGGTGTCCTCGTCCGCGGGCTCCAGCAGCCCCACCACGCGCAGCGGCTTCTCCAGTCCCTCCAGGCGCACCGGCAGCGTGTCGCCGGTGGACAGGCCCAGGGCGCGCGCGGCGCGGGCGCTCAGCATCACCGCGCCCGGCTCGGTGAGCAGCGCGCTCACGTTCCCCACGGCCTCGCCCCGAGCGTAGTCGCGGAAAGGCCCTTCCGCGAAGGGGTCCACGCCCAGCACGGTGAGCGTGCGCTTGTCGCCCACCGCCGCCTGGACGTAGCCCTCCACCACGGGCGCGGCCACGGGGGCGCCGGGCCGCACGCGCAGCGCCTGGTACACCGCCTCCGGCACGCCCGTGGCGCCGCCCAGGAGCTGGTGCGTGGCGCGTCCGGCCACCGCGTCCGTGGAGCGCTCGAAGGCGCGCAGGGCGCTGCCGCTGGCCAGGTCGATGGACACCACCACCGCCACGCCCAGCGCGATGCCCAGCAGCGACAGGGCCGTCAGCCACGGGTGGCGGCCCAGGTGGCGCAGGCTGGAGCGGACCAGCAGCCCCTTCACAGCGCCTCCTTCATCGCGCGGATGGGCGTGTGCGCCACCTCCACCAGCCGGCCACCCTCCATCGTCAGGACGCGGTGAGCGCGGGCCACCAGGCCGGGCTCGTGGGTGACGACGAGCGCGCAGGTGTTGCCCTTCCGGGTCAGCGCCTCCAGCAGGTCCAACACCTGCCGTCCCGTGGCCTCGTCGAGGTTGCCGGTGGGCTCGTCCGCCAGCAGCAGCGGTGGTTCATGGGCCAGCGCGCGGGCCACCGCGACGCGCTGCTGCTCGCCGCCGGACAGCCGGTCCGGGAAGCTGCTGGCGCGGGTGCCGAGCCCCACCTGCTCGAGCAATGCCCGCGCCCGCGCACTGGCCTCCGCGCCGCCCTGGCCGTTGAGCTCCAGCGGCAGCCGCACGTTCTCCTCCACCGTCAGCGTGGGGAGCAGGTTGAAGGCCTGGAAGATGAAGCCGATGCGCTCGCGCCGCAGCAGCGTGCGCTCGCGCTCATTCATCCGTCCCAGGTCGCGGCCATCCACGCGGACCTCGCCCTGACTGGCCAGGTCGATGCCGCTGATGAGGTTGAGCAGCGTGGACTTGCCCGAGCCGCTGCGCCCCAGCAGCACCACGAACTCGCCTCGACGCAAGGAGAGCCGCACGCCGGAGAGCACCTCGCGCGTCGTGTCGCCTTCGGCGTAGGCCTTCGTGACGTCGCGCAGTTCGACCAGGGGAGGGGAGTCGGGCGGGGACATGGGGGCTTCTCCATACACGGATGCCCTGTCCGTCGCTCGACCTTCAGCGCATGCCCGCACCCCACTCAGGCGCCAGCCGCGGGCGAAGCGGACTCCCACCACGGGGCGCTCCGCTGCTGCGCCAGGAAGTCTCCGACCTCCGCCGCCAGCAAGGGCCCCGCCGTGTCCCGAGGGATGACGTGATACCCCTGCCGCAGCGACAGGACGCGCACCGACGGCGCCGCGCTGAGGCGCCGTGCGAGCCACCGCCCGCCCTCCGGGTCCACGACGTGGTCCTGCTCCGCCACCGCCACCAGGGTGGGGCAGCGCACGCGGGCCGCGTCCCGGATGGCCAGCGCCTGCAACGTGCACAAGTCACGCAGCCGGGCCACGGGAAAGGCGGGCAGCACGGGCGCTTCCGCCAGCGCCTCCGGGTCCGAGATGTCGGTGCCCGTCTTCGCCACCCACGGACGCGTCCACTCCAGGACGGGCGTGCGCGCCAGTTGCCGGACCAGGAACATGCGCGGCCCCCGGAAGCGCACGGCGGGCGCCATCAGCGTCAGCGCGCGTATCTCCTCCGGATGCCGCGCGGCCAGCTCGAGCGCCAGCAGCGCGCCCATGGACAGGCCCGCGACGAACACACTCCGGTGGCCCCGGAGCGCGTGCAGGGCGCGCTCCGCCGCCGCCAACCAGTCCCGCCAGGTGACGTCGAGCAGGGCCTGCGGGGTGGTGCCATGGCCGGGCAGGCGCGGCGCCACCACGCGCAGGCCACGGACCGCCAGGGCTTCGCCTAGGGGGCGTACGTCCCAGGGGCTCCCCGTGAAGCCGTGCAGGAGCAGGCACACCTCCTCGCCCCGGCCCAGCTCGAAGGGCGCCGTCTTTCGCGGGTCCATGGGGGCGGCTTCTGGGAACGGGCTCACGCCGTGACACTGGCCACGCGCGAGCGCAGGCGCTATGCCCCCTGCCTCATGGCGGACACTCCGAAGCCCCCGGACATGCAGTTGCAGATTCAGATGGACGAAGACGTGGCCAATGGTCAGTACGTCAACATGGCCCTGGTGAACCACTCCGACACCGAGTTCACCCTGGACTTCATCTACGTCCAGCCCCAGCAGCCCAAGGCCCGGGTGCGTTCGCGCATCATCACCAACCCCAAGCACATGAAGCGCCTGGTGGCGGCGATGCAGGACAACATCCAGCGCTACGAGGCGAAGTTCGGCCCCATCGCGATTCCAGAGGAAGACGGCGGCATGCACTGAGCGCCGTTTTCGCCGGGGGAACCCACACGTCGCGTGTTTCCTCGGGCGCTTCGCTGGCCTTCGGGCCCGGTGGCGCGCAGACTCGGGGCCATGGTGCTGAGACTCCTGGTCCCCTTGCTCGTATCGCTCTACGCCTCTTCCGCCGCGGCCCAGTGCCTGGGGGATGGCGTGCAGCTCTTCCCCACACCGGGCTCCATCATCCCCACCAACTCCCGCTTCCTGTTGGAAGGCGTCGGCACGGCGCGCCCCCAGGTGGCCGCGCTGGTGGGGAAGAAGCTGCGGCTGGTGTCGGACAGCCACGTCGTCGAGGTGGCGGTGCAGCGCGGCTGGGAGAGCAGCCTGGGCCGCGTCACCGTCATCCTCAAGCCCGCCGGGGCCATGGAGGCGGACAAGCGCTACACGCTGCGCGTGGACGAGGCGCTGCCCAACGTGGCGCTCCTCAACGGCCGGGGCACCATGCTGCCCGAGTGGCGCACGGGCAAGGGGCCGGACAAGCAGGCCCCGCGCTGGCTCAAGCGGCCCGCCGTCTCCGAGGGCTTCCTTCGCCGCACCGCGCAGGGCACCGCCCGCTTCGTGCGGCTCAACCTGTCACTGAAGGAGGACAGCCCGGCGTACCTGGTGGTGAAGCTGGAGCCGCGCCGTCCTGGCCCCAGCGTGCAGCAGTACGTGGTGCCGGTGAGCAACAACACCGCCTTCATCGGCCATGAGGCCTGCAGCGGCACCTTCGCCATGGAGGACGGCCGCAGCTACCGGGCCCGCATCCAGGCCTTCGACGCGGCGGGACAGATGGCGCCGGCCGTCCCGCCCGTGGACTTCGAGGCCCCGGACGAATACTCGATGCAGCAGTAGTGCGCGGGAGTTCTCCGCGGGACCGGGAAGTTGGTGTAGGCCTGACGCGGGCGCCCCCGCGCGCCGAGCCTTCGGGAGAGCGAATGACGACGGTGGACGTGGAGAACCTCAAGGAGCGGATGACGGGCTTCATCCGGTCGCTGCAGGACGACATCTGCGGCGGCCTGGAGCGGCTGGACGGCTCGGCGCGTTTCCGCGAGGACTCCTGGACCCGGCCGGGCGGCGGCGGTGGACGCAGCCGGGTGCTGGAGGACGGCGCCGTGCTGGAGAAGGCCGGCGTCAACACGTCCGTGGTGTACGGCGAACTGGAGGAGCAGTTCGCGCAGAAGCTCCAGGGCGAGGGCCGCCACTTCTGGGCGGGTGGCATCTCCCTGGTGCTGCACCCGCGCAACCCGCACGTGCCCACCGTGCACGCCAACTACCGCTTCATCCATCAGGGCGGGAAGGCGTGGTTCGGTGGTGGCGCGGACCTGACGCCCTACTACCTCTATGAAGAGGACGCGGCGCACTTCCACCGTGTACACCAGGCGGCCTGTGACAAGCACGACGCGGGCTACTACCCGCGCTTCAAGAGCGCCTGCGACAAGTACTTCTACCTGCGCCACCGCGAGGAGACGCGCGGGGTGGGCGGCATCTTCTTCGAGAACATGGGTGGGGAGCTGGAGAAGGAGTTCGCCTTCATCCAGGACTGCGGCCGGGCCTTCCTGGACGCGTACCTGCCCATCGCCGAGCGGCGCAAGGACACGCCAGTGACGGAGGGGCAGCGCTTCTGGCAGGAGGTGCGGCGCGGGCGCTACGTGGAGTTCAACCTCGTTTATGACCGGGGCACCGTCTTCGGACTGGAGACGCGCGGGCGCATCGAGTCCATCCTCATGTCCTTGCCGCCCCAGGTCCGCTGGCGCTACGACTACCACCCCGAGCCCGGAACGCCGGAGGCTCGGTTGGTGGAGGTGCTGCGCCAGCCACGCGACTGGGCGAGAGGAGGCTGAGATGGGTTTGAATGAGCCGGACTGGAATGCGCCGGTCCGGAGGACGAGGAGTCGGGCCCATCCCATCGTCGTCGGCGGCGTGATCGCGGTGACCGCGGGCCACTTGCTGGTGACGCATTGTTCGGAAAGCCCCCCCGGTACACAGGCGGCGCCCCCCAGCGACGCCGAGGCCCGCGTCAACGTGCTCACGCTGTGTGACGCCGTCCAGGCCTACCGCGATGAGCACGGCGTCTACGTCACCGCGGGCCCCACGCCGAAGGAGGTCCCGCGCGGCGGCAGGGCCGTGGCTTTCCCCAAGGACGAAACCTTTCACCGGATTGGTTTCGAGCCCGACGGAAAGGTCCGATTCCAGTACCAGGTGGTGGTGCAGGAGAGCCCCGTGGGCGAGCCGGAGGTGTCCTGCATCGCGCGGGGGGACTTCGACGGTGACGGGCTGAACTCCCTCTACCGCGTTCGTCTGGATGCCAACGGAATGACGACGCCCATCGAGGTGGAGCGCGAGGGCGAATAGTCCGTCGCGCAACCCCGCGCTTCCGTCCGCCGAAAATCAGGGAGCCGGGCCTCCCCAAGCCAGAATGAGGCATTGCCCATGCCCTCCTTCCGCATCCCCAACGTGATTGATCGCGCCCTCCGCTCGCTGGGGGGCGGTGGTGGCGCCAGACGCCCCGAAGGTCGGGGCGCGCCGGGGCCTCGGCTCCAGGACTGGGGCCCGCCGGCGCAGCCGCCCCGGCCGGGGGACAACTTCCGCCCGCGATTGCCGCCGCCCCTGCACCCCCCCATGGGCGGCCAGGAGCGCGCGCCGGTGAAGTCGGTGGCGGAGCTGGTGCCACCGGGCCTGGAGGACACGCCGGGGCAGGAGGCCTTGGGGAAGCGCTTCGGGGCGGACGCGGCGCTGCTGGCCTCGCATCTGTCGCCGCCGCAGGTGCCGGGCTCGGAGCGAGCCACGCGGCTGTGGGCGTTCTACACGGCCTACGCCACGGCGGCGGCGCGGCACCCGCCCCAGCCCGAGGCGCGCCAGGCTTTCCGCGAGGCGCTGGAGGGGCAGGGCTTCGCCGAGCTGCGGGACGCGCACACCGGCGAGGACGGCGTGACGCGGGGCCTGTGGGTGATGGAAGCCCGCACCCCCGCCGAAGCCCGGACGCGGGCCGCCCAGGTGCGGCTGGAGCCACCTCCCGAGGTGCGCCACTCCGAGGAAGCCGCAGCCCGGCCCGCCGAGCAGCCGCTGGTCCAGGCGGCCGGCGCTCGCGCGGCCACGGCCTTTCACGGCCCCGTCCTGCCCGCGCTGCGTCCACGCGACGAGGCCTCTTCCTCAGAGGACGCGCAGCAAGCCGGGGACGCCCCGCGCCGACGTGGGACGAACCGCCGCCTGGGCGCGCGGATGCTGTGGAACGTGCTGCACCGCTTTCGCGCGGGGCCGGACGACGGGGCGGTGGCGGAGGG
This genomic stretch from Myxococcus virescens harbors:
- a CDS encoding lipocalin-like domain-containing protein, with the protein product MSNGRGLVVGTAVVLVGLAAAVVAITREPPLPALRQGGTLTVASAMSGSTEGYARAVEPRDFHFPEDHGPHPEYRTEWWYWTGNLETEDGRAFGYQFTLFRNALAPEAAPRDSAWGASQVYMGHFAVTDVASGGFHASERFSRVALGLSGATAQPFKVWLEDWEAASAGPSTWPMRLRARTDAVTLELLLEPGKAPVLQGDRGLSQKSAERGNASYYYSMTRMPSRGTVRVDGRTYAVKGHSWMDREWSTSALGANQVGWDWFSLQLSDGSELMYYQLRHRDGSPDAFSTGLWVPPEGTGEAVRVGRDDMKLTVLDTWKSPRSGGEYPSRWRMQVDSLGLDLTVTPRLADQELPVSVLYWEGTVGLEGTRAGQPLTGRGYVELTGYADTQGPQRRESQARGTPEAQSTQNIR
- the hemF gene encoding oxygen-dependent coproporphyrinogen oxidase, encoding MTTVDVENLKERMTGFIRSLQDDICGGLERLDGSARFREDSWTRPGGGGGRSRVLEDGAVLEKAGVNTSVVYGELEEQFAQKLQGEGRHFWAGGISLVLHPRNPHVPTVHANYRFIHQGGKAWFGGGADLTPYYLYEEDAAHFHRVHQAACDKHDAGYYPRFKSACDKYFYLRHREETRGVGGIFFENMGGELEKEFAFIQDCGRAFLDAYLPIAERRKDTPVTEGQRFWQEVRRGRYVEFNLVYDRGTVFGLETRGRIESILMSLPPQVRWRYDYHPEPGTPEARLVEVLRQPRDWARGG
- a CDS encoding Immediate early protein ICP0 codes for the protein MPSFRIPNVIDRALRSLGGGGGARRPEGRGAPGPRLQDWGPPAQPPRPGDNFRPRLPPPLHPPMGGQERAPVKSVAELVPPGLEDTPGQEALGKRFGADAALLASHLSPPQVPGSERATRLWAFYTAYATAAARHPPQPEARQAFREALEGQGFAELRDAHTGEDGVTRGLWVMEARTPAEARTRAAQVRLEPPPEVRHSEEAAARPAEQPLVQAAGARAATAFHGPVLPALRPRDEASSSEDAQQAGDAPRRRGTNRRLGARMLWNVLHRFRAGPDDGAVAEGQWDRVTFGALLVLLAIALAVTALVSL
- a CDS encoding ABC transporter ATP-binding protein; the encoded protein is MSPPDSPPLVELRDVTKAYAEGDTTREVLSGVRLSLRRGEFVVLLGRSGSGKSTLLNLISGIDLASQGEVRVDGRDLGRMNERERTLLRRERIGFIFQAFNLLPTLTVEENVRLPLELNGQGGAEASARARALLEQVGLGTRASSFPDRLSGGEQQRVAVARALAHEPPLLLADEPTGNLDEATGRQVLDLLEALTRKGNTCALVVTHEPGLVARAHRVLTMEGGRLVEVAHTPIRAMKEAL
- a CDS encoding ABC transporter permease, which translates into the protein MKGLLVRSSLRHLGRHPWLTALSLLGIALGVAVVVSIDLASGSALRAFERSTDAVAGRATHQLLGGATGVPEAVYQALRVRPGAPVAAPVVEGYVQAAVGDKRTLTVLGVDPFAEGPFRDYARGEAVGNVSALLTEPGAVMLSARAARALGLSTGDTLPVRLEGLEKPLRVVGLLEPADEDTARALEALVLTDVSTAQELLGHTGRLTRVDLRLTGGDAQERAVAATLPQGLELVRAAARAGTVEQMTRAFRTNLTALSLLALVVGMFLIYNTMTFSVVQRRGLLGRLRAVGITRRELFALVLGEAAVLGAVGTVAGLLLGVLLARGLVELVTQTLNDLYFVVSVRRLALEPFTLFKGLALGLGATLLAALVPAWEAARSPPVTTMRRSTLEDVSRGRAPRLALLGLGVLAAGTVLLRWPTQALLPAYGGLFSVLLGAALLVPWATQTVSSLAARPLGMAFGLLGRMAARGVHTSLSRTSVALAALMVAVATTVGVGLMVSSFRGTVVSWLDTSLQADVFISPPSLVARRGGATLLPGLAETLRGTPGVAGSSTLRVANVRVDGVPTDLMAVDFSRTPVRPYTFKQGDAETAWRELESSPDTILVSEPFGFHRGVELGDTVRLATDKGPRDFRVVGVYFDYGSDVGTLLMPRTTYEHWFDDRGISGVALYAAPGQDVDALVTSVRERAGDAQALLVRANRSLRQASLDVFDRTFTITQVLRLLAIGVAFVGVLSALMALQLERAREFAVLRATGLTPEQLWGLVSLQTGLLGLLAGLFSVPLGVGLAYVLVHVINQRSFGWTLQLALTPQTLVQAVVLALVAAALAGLYPAWKMARAHPALALREE
- a CDS encoding DUF3467 domain-containing protein, giving the protein MADTPKPPDMQLQIQMDEDVANGQYVNMALVNHSDTEFTLDFIYVQPQQPKARVRSRIITNPKHMKRLVAAMQDNIQRYEAKFGPIAIPEEDGGMH
- a CDS encoding alpha/beta hydrolase, translated to MDPRKTAPFELGRGEEVCLLLHGFTGSPWDVRPLGEALAVRGLRVVAPRLPGHGTTPQALLDVTWRDWLAAAERALHALRGHRSVFVAGLSMGALLALELAARHPEEIRALTLMAPAVRFRGPRMFLVRQLARTPVLEWTRPWVAKTGTDISDPEALAEAPVLPAFPVARLRDLCTLQALAIRDAARVRCPTLVAVAEQDHVVDPEGGRWLARRLSAAPSVRVLSLRQGYHVIPRDTAGPLLAAEVGDFLAQQRSAPWWESASPAAGA